One Nematostella vectensis chromosome 10, jaNemVect1.1, whole genome shotgun sequence genomic window, TCAATATCGAATATCGACCTCGAGATTGTTGCATGCTAGGGTGCTCACTTGCAACAGACGGATACATTAGTCACGCGCTTGGCGCGAAAGCTAGACGATGACATAATTTGAAGAGCCTTGGAAAACTTTGTGCATTTATTGGCTCCGAGTGTAAAACAGAGGTTCCTTGGAATTTCCTGCTAAATAGGAACGGAAGGAACAACTAACAAACTGGCTGACTCTAGATCTGTTCTCCATTCTATAATCATTTTTCTTTGTGGCATTTAAATCTCAGTTGAATTCGCCCCAGTTGCGACAAGACTTTGATTAGCTCCAGTTTGGAGCCGACTCTTTGCGAAGGAGCTCGCATAACTTCTTTAAACCTGTTTGTCCTAATTTACTGCTACGTGAAGCACATCACCCTCCTTATCACAAAGACAATGGCTCTTAAAACTAACATAAAGGTTTATAGAAACATTAAAATCTTAATCCTCACGTACAGACAGTCGTACACACTGCAGGTGAACCGGGATTCATGCTGTAAAGCATTTCACGAGAATCACAAGAGCTTCACAGCAAGACAAAAACCAATAGGGGACATCATTCTTCTCTCACAGGTTGAATTTGCTGGTGTCCAGATGGCAATACTCTGGTACTGCGATGATAGATTTGGAGAAAACTTGAGAATATCTGCAACGGTTTCTAAAGCATTGGTTTCCCGGTTCCGAGTAGAGGAAGAGAAAGTCTAAAAAGGTTATCATTGCTAGTGATGTCAGTCGGTAACATGAAGACGTGACTGTTTGAagtgggattttttttgaaGGATACAAATATCGCGTGTCTAAGCTAATTGTTCCGAGGTCAAAGGTCGTGTCACAATTGGATAAAAAGAACTGACAGACAAACGGAATTATCTTACAGATTGAGACCTGAAGTCTGCCGAACATCCAGAAACggcaaataaaaaatctaGAAGTGCATGTGAGCATTGGACGAGACTCATTAGCTGGTGATGTCCACGAAGAACAGCATCTAGCAGGTGAGCATAGATCACTTGTCAGTATATCTATCCCGCAAATTCAAAAAAAGACTTTGACAAGGTTTTATAAATTATCAAACACGGGCACACAGATTGCACGCGAGCTTGGCAAAGGACATTAAAAGAAAGCACAAGCTAATTCCAGCATATGACATCTCTGCAAACATTGATTTTCGAAGTTCTTCAATGCAGGTGTGTGATGCCACGAGGTCTGACGATTTTACCCTTTGATACTACCCCAGCAAAATGTGCATCGTCTTTCTCTAGTCTGCAATAATAatatagcatattttttaaacagatTACAGAAGCATTAGGGCATAAAATTTCTAAGGGTCAGAGTTTGCCTGATTGGCTTCAGTTGTGAATGAAACAAATTATAAACTCGTTTAATTTGTCCCATTTGCGTCGTCGCTAGATTGTCGTAATCATCGGTGGCTTGTCGTTAGTTGGCAAGCGTAGGGGCAAGACTATTGGATTGCCCCTCAGGCACAGTAATGCGACTAATTCgcagtttttctttttgtgtcGCCTTAAGGATAGTCTAAACATATTCGGATAGGAGTCAACATTTGACAAACATGTACATCAATCCCGCGGCAAAGACGCCTCCTATTCATAACACGATAAAAATAATGCCTCCTCTCGATAACATATGTCGGCAAAAGCGGTCCGGAATATAGAAAATAGCAAGTAACGCCCAAAGAATAAAGCTTTTCGTGCGCTGCTATCTATTGTTCCCTCCCACCGACAAGCACTCGTGATAAATTAATATTTATATTCATATCAGTGTACATTTTTGTATTTAGATGTGACTCAGACCTAGAAATCGATATGATACCAAATATAGTTCCGAAGGTAAAGACACACCCTCGTCATTCCCCCGACGAAAACACTTGAAAGGGTATAAAAACACAGGTCAAATACCTATCATTGGAATTTATCGTCCAAAGTACAAACCTTCAAGCTATGTTATGCTATTTGTTTCAACCCTGCACCGAAAGTAAGGCTAATATTTCCGTATTTAGAAATGAGGTATAGACAAATCTTTAGTCCTTTTAATAGGGACATAACTTCCTCCACAGCTGTTTATATTCAGGATTTTCAAGCCAGATTCTCCCGATATTACTTTTGTTGCTTTGCCTTCTGACCTGTCTTATGTTTCCATATTGCTACACGCATACACGCACGACTCACGAAACCTATGCCTTGCGTCAACAGATCATTCAAGCAGACTTGATTGATTTATACAATCAAACCTCACGCTAATAGCACTTCCTAAAAGGGTCCTGAAGGAGTAAAACGGGAGCCGGGATTCGCCTTATTTTGTGCCGGAAAAACGGGATCAGGGTTACCGGGAAAACTGGATTAGGGTTACCGGGAAaacgggattagggttaccggGAAGGGGAATCAACATGCTTCACCGGGAACgggatttttcaaatctcTTCTTGTTTATGCTAAAAAAGATTTAAATCCATATAATTTTCGCATTTTAAGAGCTTTTTGATAGCATCGAACTTCAAACCTTGCTGCTCAGCGGGTTTCACTTCCTAAGACTCCTAACCCTTTTAAATTCAGGCCctcttttcttttgtttggtGTTATGGTGTGGTGTTGTATGGTGTGGTGTTGTATGGTGTGGTGTTGTATGGTGTGGTGTTGTATGGTGTGGTGTTGTATGGTGTGGTGTTGTATGGTGTGGTGTTGTATGGTGTGGTGTTGTATGGTGTGGTGTTGTATGGTGTGGTGTTGTATGGTGTGGTGTTGTATGGTGTGGTGTTGTATGGTGTGGTGTTGTATGGTGTGGTGTTGTATGGTGTGGTGTTGTATGGTGTGGTGTTGTATGGTGTGGTGTTGTATGGTGTGGTGTTGTATGGTGTGGTGTTGTATGGTGTGGTGTTGTATGGTGTGGTGTTGTATGGTGTGGTGTTGTATGGTGTGGTGTTGTATGGTCTGGTGTTGTACGGTGTGGTGTTGTATGGTGTGGTGTTGTATGGTGTGGTGTTGTATGGTCTGGTGTTGTATGGTGTCGTGTTGTTTGGTGTGGTGTTGTATCTTgtggtgtggtatggtgtggTTTCATGTTGTATGGTATGGTGTTGTATGGTGTGGTGTCGCACGGTGTGGTATGGTGTGTTGTTATATGGTGTCGTGACTGCCTGTATGGTGTTGTGACTGCCTGGTGTCGTGACTGCCTGGTGTCGTGACTGCCTGGTGTCGTGACTGCCTGGTGTCGTGACAGCCTGTATGGTGTCGTGACAGCCTGTATGGTGTCGTGACTGCCTGTATGTTGTCGTGACTGCCTGTATGGTGTTGTGACTACCTGTATGGTGTCGTGACTGCCTGTATGGTGTCGTGACAGCCTGTATGGTGTCGTGACTGCTGTATGGTGTCGTGACTGTCTGTATCGTGACAGCCTGTAAGGTGTCGTGACTGTCTGTATCGTGACAGCCTGTATGGTGTCGTGACTGCCTGTATGGTGTCGTGACAGCCTGTATGGTGTCGTGACAGCCTGTATGGTGTCGTGACTGCCTGTATTGTGTCGTGACTGCCTGTATGGTGTTGTGACTGCCTGTATGGTGTCGTGACTGCCTGTATGGTGTCGTGACTGCCTGTATGGTGTCGTGACAGCCTGTATGGTGTCGTGACAGCCTGTATGGTGTCGTGACTGCCTGTATGGTGTCGTGACTGCCTGTATGGTGTCGTGACTGCCTGTATGGTGTCGTGACTGCCTGTATGGTGTCGTGACAGCCTGTATGGTGTCGTGACTGCTGTATGGTGTCGTGACAGCCTGTATGACTGCCTGTATGGTGTTGTGACTGCCTGTATGGTGTCGTGACTGCCTGTATGGTGTCGTGACAGCCTGTATGGTGTCGTGACTGCCTGTATGGTGTCGTGACTGCTGTATGGTGTCGTGACTGCTGTATGGTGTCGTGACTGCCTGTATGGTGTCGTGACTGCCTGTATGGTGTCGTGACAGCCTGTATGGTGTCGTGACAGCCTGTATGTTGTCGTGACTGCCTGGTGTCGTGACTGCCTGGTGTCGTGACAGCCTGTATGGTGTCGTGACTGCCTGTATGGTGTCGTGACTGCCTGTATGGTGTCGTGACAGCCTGTATGGTGTCGTGACTGCCTGTATGGTGTCGTGACTGCTGTATGGTGTCGTGACTGCTGTATGGTGTCGTGACTGCCTGTATGGTGTCGTGACTGTCTGTATCGTGACAGCCTGTATGGTGTCGTGACTTCCTGTATGGTGTCGTGACAGCCTGTATGGTGTCGTGACAGCCTGTATGGTGTCGTGACTGCCTGTATTGGGTCGTGACTGCCTGTATGGTGTTGTGACTGCCTGTATGGTGTCGTGACTGCCTGTATGGTGTCGTGACTGCCTGTATGGTGTCGTGACAGCCTGTATGGTGTCGTGACAGCCTGTATGGTGTCGTGACTGCCTGTATGGTGTCGTGACTGCCTGTATGGTGTCGTGACTGCCTGTATGGTGTCGTGACTGCCTGTATGGTGTCGTGACAGCCTGTATGGTGTCGTGACTGCTGTATGGTGTCGTGACAGCCTGTATGACTGCCTGTATGGTGTTGTGACTGCCTGTATGGTGTCGTGACTGCCTGTATGGTGTCGTGACAGCCTGTATGGTGTCGTGACTGCCTGTATGGTGTCGTGACTGCCTGTATGGTGTCGTGACTGCCTGTATGGTGTCGTGACTGCCTGTATGGTGTCGTGACTGCCTGTATGGTGTCGTGACAGCCTGTATGGTGTCGTGACAGCCTGTATGTTGTCGTGACTGCCTGGTGTCGTGACTGCCTGGTGTCGTGACAGCCTGTATGGTGTCGTGACAGCCTGTATGGTGTCGTGACAGCCTGTATGGTGTCGTGACAGCCTGTATGGTGTGAAAAAGCGTGACATGATGTGTTAGTTACCAGTGTACAGTTATATGGACTAACCGTTAGGGTGTTAAGATCAAATATCTACGTAAAATAAAACGCCCAATGAGCGCGAGGCACCACAGGGTTATGGTATTGGATTGGTTCGCTATGATTAGCTGGATCCGATATTTAATCATCGCTCGCGAGAACCCGCCGCTATTACACAACCTTTGTCGCTCTAATCAGCCCTGAAGGTATGTACAAAGccacgattttttttatccttcaCAAGCCGGTTAGTTTCTTTGAACCTTTCATAACGTCTGTACGGTGTCAGTGTCTTGTCGTATGGTGTGGCAATTCTGACATGATAAAATGGATTCCTCTCCTAAAACACCATACTGAAGTTTATAATTGTCCTTTCTAAAGATAGGTCCAAAATAATCAAACGCATTTTGATATACAAACATCTAGGTGAATGTGGAGAAACTTACTTTCTATACTATCAAAATAACTGGTACCGGCCACTAATTTAGATAGTAGTTGTGCCTGCCGGGCGGCAGTGCAGGAAACTAGGAAAATTGCCCTTTTTAATGAAGAGTCGTAGAATTGCGATCACATGCGGTGTTCTACTGGTTTACAACtctttgtattttattacCCATTTCCCTACCCTCATTTTATTATCTAGTACATTTGTAACCCTCACACCTTCTGTGAGGGTCTTGTGATTCGCGAAGGTTTCACCCCGATGAGTTTGGGGTAAAGGTGACGCGGTGTCCATGCCGTGCGCGCCCTGGATGCGGTATTCACTTGAATAACGCGAACTTGTTCTCTGAGATACTTTTTACGCCGTAGCATATCTGAAGTAGAATAGATAAATGTCTAATTTGGGTCTATGCTAAGGCGGTTCTAAACGTGAACGTGTAGTCAGTCAAAGATGAAGAGTGACATCAAATAGCCCAATGTGTAAAGCAACAGATTAAGCGCGATTGAGCAAGGAATTCTGGCGGCCGGAAGGTTACAAATTTTGTTATCATACTCTAACTATTTCCACGAATAGTTTGGCTCAACCTTTTTTCACGGATTACAGTTTAGCTTTTTGAAAGATGTCGGTTTGCTAGGGCATTTTaggagagggggggatttCGTTACTGTCCCGTCAGCCTATCTCGCATGTTCAATTATTCATTTACCCCCCGGTTTCTCATTTGCTTGCAATTTAGGCTCAATTTTGCTGATTGATCGCAGTATCTTGCTGGCGTTTTCCAAAGTTCT contains:
- the LOC125573185 gene encoding mucin-17-like, with amino-acid sequence MTVAYAIRCKSFDIGMLFKTKVVMCGTLPTLASGPGCHDTIQAVTTPYRLSRHHTGCHDTRQSRHQAVTTTYRLSRHHTGCHDTIQAVTTPYRQSRHHTGSHDTIQAVTTPYRQSRHHTGCHDTIQAVTTPYRQSQHHTGSHTGCHDTIQQSRHHTGCHDTIQAVTTPYRQSRHHTGSHDTIQAVTTPYRLSRHHTGCHDTIQAVTTPYRQSRHHTGSHNTIQAVTTQYRQSRHHTGCHDTIQAVTTPYRKSRHHTGCHDTDSHDTIQAVTTPYSSHDTIQQSRHHTGSHDTIQAVTTPYRQSRHHTGSHDTIQAVTTPGSHDTRQSRQHTGCHDTIQAVTTPYRQSRHHTGSHDTIQQSRHHTAVTTPYRQSRHHTGCHDTIQAVTTPYRQSQHHTGSHTGCHDTIQQSRHHTGCHDTIQAVTTPYRQSRHHTGSHDTIQAVTTPYRLSRHHTGCHDTIQAVTTPYRQSRHHTGSHNTIQAVTTQYRQSRHHTGCHDTIQAVTTPYRQSRHHTGCHDTDSHDTLQAVTIQTVTTPYSSHDTIQAVTTPYRQSRHHTGSHNTIQAVTTTYRQSRHHTGCHDTIQAVTTPGSHDTRQSRHQAVTTPGSHNTIQAVTTPYNNTPYHTVRHHTIQHHTIQHETTPYHTTRYNTTPNNTTPYNTRPYNTTPYNTTPYNTTPYNTRPYNTTPYNTTPYNTTPYNTTPYNTTPYNTTPYNTTPYNTTPYNTTPYNTTPYNTTPYNTTPYNTTPYNTTPYNTTPYNTTPYNTTPYNTTPYNTTPYNTTPYNTTPYNTTPYNTTP